The following coding sequences are from one Nicotiana tabacum cultivar K326 chromosome 1, ASM71507v2, whole genome shotgun sequence window:
- the LOC107799113 gene encoding serine/threonine-protein kinase BSK1: MGCWHSSLSSKDPTSDHRHVHTHKPPRFSNGTTAAAAAVSDGGVPAFSEFSLAELKTATNNFSSEFIVSESGEKAPNVVYKGRLQNRRWIAVKKFTKLAWPDPKQFADEAWGVGKLRHRRVANLIGYCCDGDERLLVAEYMPNDTLAKHLFHWENQTLEWAMRLRVALYIAEALNYCSSEGRPLYHDLNAYRVLFDENGDPCLSCFGLMKNSRDGKSYSTNLAYTPPEYLRNGRVTPESVVFSFGTVLLDLLSGKHIPPGHALDMIRGKNILLLMDSHLEGNFSTEEATVVLDLASRCLQYEPRERPNIKDLVTTLSPLQSKPEVASHVMLGIPKNEEAPPTPLHPLSAMGDACSRMDLTAIHQILVMIHYKDDEGTNELSFQEWTQQMRDMLEARKRGDLAFRDKEFKTAIDCYSQFIDVGTMVSPTVYARRSLCYLMCDQPDAALRDAMQAQCVYPEWSTAFYMQAVALSKLDMHKDAADMLSEAATLEEKRQRGGRGS, from the exons ATGGGGTGTTGGCACTCTTCTTTGAGCTCCAAAGACCCTACCTCCGACCACCGCCATGTTCACACCCACAAACCTCCTCGTTTCTCTAACGGCACTACCGCCGCAGCTGCCGCCGTGTCTGACGGCGGCGTACCTGCCTTCTCTGAGTTTTCATTAGCTGAGCTGAAAACAGCTACTAATAACTTCAGCTCCGAATTTATAGTTTCTGAAAGCGGCGAAAAGGCGCCGAATGTGGTTTATAAAGGTCGTCTACAGAATCGCCGGTGGATCGCTGTTAAGAAATTTACTAAATTAGCCTGGCCTGATCCTAAACAATTCGCG GATGAAGCTTGGGGTGTTGGGAAGTTGAGACATAGAAGGGTCGCCAATTTGATAGGTTACTGCTGCGATGGTGATGAGAGACTGCTTGTAGCTGAATATATGCCCAACGATACACTTGCAAAACATCTGTTTCACT GGGAAAATCAAACGCTTGAATGGGCCATGCGTTTAAGAGTGGCTTTATATATTGCTGAGGCATTGAATTATTGTAGCAGTGAAGGTCGACCATTATACCATGATTTGAACGCATATAGGGTTCTCTTCGATGAG AATGGCGATCCCTGTCTTTCTTGTTTTGGGCTGATGAAAAATAGCAGGGATGGTAAAAGTTACAGTACAAACCTTGCTTATACACCTCCTGAGTACTTAAGAAATG GGAGAGTTACTCCAGAAAGTGTTGTTTTCAGTTTTGGGACAGTCCTCTTGGACCTCCTAAGTGGAAAGCATATCCCTCCTGGTCAT GCACTTGATATGATCCGGGGCAAAAACATTCTTCTGTTAATGGATTCACATTTGGAGGGAAATTTCTCAACAGAAGAGGCAACTGTGGTTCTTGATCTGGCTTCAAGATGCTTGCAGTACGAACCTAGGGAGCGACCAAATATCAAAGATCTCGTTACAACACTCAGTCCATTACAAAGTAAACCTGAA GTTGCATCTCATGTGATGCTCGGAATTCCTAAGAATGAGGAAGCTCCTCCAACCCCACTGCACCCCCTTTCTGCCATGGGCGATGCTTGTTCAAGAATGGATCTCACAGCCATCCATCAAATTTTGGTGATGATACACTACAAAGATGACGAAGGAACAAATGAG TTATCTTTCCAAGAATGGACCCAACAAATGAGGGATATGTTAGAGGCGAGAAAGCGTGGGGACTTGGCATTTCGGGACAAGGAATTCAAGACGGCCATAGATTGTTATTCTCAG TTCATAGATGTCGGAACAATGGTATCGCCAACTGTTTATGCTCGGAGAAGCCTTTGCTATCTTATGTGTGATCAACCTGATGCGGCCCTTAGAGATGCAATGCAAGCACAATGTGTCTACCCAGAATGGTCCACAGCATTTTACATGCAGGCAGTTGCCCTTTCCAAGTTAGACATGCACAAAGATGCAGCTGATATGTTGAGTGAGGCTGCAACTCTAGAAGAAAAAAGGCAGCGAGGTGGAAGAGGATCTTGA